A single window of Chitinophaga sp. XS-30 DNA harbors:
- a CDS encoding GSCFA domain-containing protein, with translation MNFRLTFPVAPLEPAIQYSDKLLLSGSCFAEEIGALLQQHKFNTLMNPNGILFNPLSIAQSMQSYLDGKQYGKEDLFLHEDLWHSWDHHSRFSTPTPEETLRAINQSQTAASQRLKEADWLIITLGSAFVYQLKENNRIVANCHRVPDAAFYKRLLTADEIIAALDNMMHRLFFSNRKVNILFTVSPVRYVRDGVVENNLGKAVLLQAVHHLVNKFDRLFYFPAYELVIDDLRDYRFYKEDLVHPNDLAIRYVWDHFTAACLHPEGQALLAQVKDLLRARQHRPFNPQTPQHRQFLAAYLKKAQALAAAHPFLDLREELGYFDEQ, from the coding sequence ATGAACTTTCGCCTGACCTTTCCCGTTGCTCCCCTGGAGCCAGCTATTCAGTATAGCGACAAACTGCTGCTTTCCGGTTCCTGCTTTGCGGAAGAGATCGGCGCACTGCTGCAGCAGCACAAGTTCAACACCCTCATGAATCCCAACGGCATCCTCTTTAACCCGCTGAGCATTGCGCAAAGCATGCAAAGTTACCTGGACGGGAAGCAGTATGGGAAGGAAGACCTCTTTCTGCATGAGGACCTCTGGCACAGCTGGGACCATCATTCCCGGTTTTCCACGCCCACCCCGGAGGAAACCCTCCGCGCCATCAACCAGTCACAGACCGCTGCCAGCCAGCGCCTGAAAGAAGCAGACTGGCTGATCATCACCCTGGGTTCCGCTTTTGTGTACCAGCTGAAAGAAAACAACAGGATCGTTGCCAATTGTCATAGAGTGCCGGATGCAGCTTTCTATAAAAGACTGCTGACGGCGGACGAAATCATTGCAGCGCTGGATAATATGATGCACCGGCTGTTCTTTTCCAACCGGAAGGTGAACATCCTGTTCACCGTTAGCCCTGTCCGGTATGTACGCGATGGGGTGGTGGAGAACAACCTGGGCAAGGCTGTACTGTTGCAGGCCGTGCATCACCTGGTGAATAAATTCGACCGGCTTTTTTATTTCCCTGCATACGAGCTGGTGATAGATGATCTGCGGGATTACCGTTTTTACAAGGAAGACCTGGTGCATCCCAACGATCTGGCCATCCGTTATGTCTGGGACCATTTCACGGCCGCCTGCCTGCATCCCGAAGGGCAGGCTTTGCTGGCGCAGGTGAAGGACCTGCTCAGGGCAAGGCAGCACCGGCCGTTTAACCCCCAAACCCCGCAGCACCGGCAGTTCCTGGCGGCCTATCTGAAAAAAGCACAGGCATTGGCGGCGGCGCATCCGTTCCTGGACCTGCGGGAGGAGTTGGGATATTTTGACGAGCAGTAG